In Uranotaenia lowii strain MFRU-FL chromosome 2, ASM2978415v1, whole genome shotgun sequence, one genomic interval encodes:
- the LOC129748886 gene encoding INO80 complex subunit C-like has protein sequence MEENSMPIFKRITFAQTNPIAGNKKRVWKSLKQIVAVERTLPWKDTDVTYSSINAPPSFVPAKKYSDISGLIAPYTDPHSKLQYHNSEEFQTVRSLPMDLTAGYLALRGASSIV, from the exons ATGGAGGAAAATTCGAtgccaattttcaaaagaattacCTTCGCCCAAACCAATCCGATTGCCGGAAACAAGAAACGTGTCTGGAAATCCTTGAAGCAGATCGTAGCCGTAGAAAGGACGCTTCCGTGGAAGGACACTGATGTCACAT ATTCGTCCATCAATGCGCCTCCATCGTTTGTGCCGGCCAAAAAATATTCGGACATTTCTGGCCTGATTGCTCCATATACCGATCCTCACTCTAAACTACAATACCACAACTCAGAAGAATTCCAAACGGTGCGAAGCCTTCCGATGGATTTGACAGCCGGTTACCTAGCTTTACGTGGGGCAAGTagtatagtttaa
- the LOC129748884 gene encoding ankyrin-1-like isoform X1, whose protein sequence is MNGRGRIIAMPAECAANPLQRALADAIIRMVPNDELRILLACGAKVNEQVTQGLRPLHYAVWQNNEAAVNLLLVRNAEIDAIDEVGYSALHLAAEHGYYDLAKTLLDSGCKVDYREPSDDPYPRTTLCDEPLRLALRNKHYEVARLLLSRGADPNKRYFFGSEINLANDIESLELLLAYGANTEARDRSGITPLMRAVRTNGSIDSVLLLLQYGANVNAMTDARNDYRTVLHYAVLSGNASLVNMLIKQGARVDIPAPLPEPDSPSPLDLAVLRGDPVLVRILLENGANVNRSNPIIGSPLHVACADNIPNRVEIMKMLFSYGADPNMRVIGDVATNAILRPPLAELVASNLDVTPAELRILMRYGARVILKTQFRDPDGLLNFVSNMDPKSDSFRILLEAAEEFDPCMIRRNALLKPEQRKLLLQRATSPMTLKSRLRAHFRRIFGRNLPVFVPSLFIPQELKSYLLYEHSF, encoded by the exons ATGAACGGAAGAG GTCGAATAATCGCGATGCCGGCGGAGTGTGCGGCAAACCCGCTGCAGCGAGCCCTCGCAGACGCCATAATCCGAATGGTTCCGAACGATGAGTTACGCATCCTGTTGGCCTGTGGAGCGAAGGTCAACGAGCAGGTAACCCAGGGTTTAAGGCCGCTGCACTATGCCGTGTGGCAGAACAACGAGGCAGCCGTCAACCTGCTGCTGGTACGGAATGCCGAGATCGATGCCATCGACGAGGTCGGCTACAGTGCCCTGCATCTGGCCGCCGAGCATGG GTACTATGATCTTGCTAAAACCCTTCTCGATAGCGGATGCAAGGTAGACTATCGGGAGCCTTCGGATGATCCCTACCCAAGGACCACCCTGTGTGATGAACCGCTTCGTTTGGCTTTGCGCAATAAGCACTACGAAGTGGCCCGTCTTTTACTGTCACGTGGAGCGGATCCGAACAAGCGTTACTTTTTCGGTTCGGAAATTAATCTGGCCAACGACATCGAAAGTTTGGAGCTGCTGCTTGCTTATGGGGCAAATACGGAGGCAAGGGATCGCTCGGGAATAACCCCGCTGATGCGAGCTGTACGAACCAATGGAAGCATAGATTCGGTGCTGTTGTTGCTGCAGTACGGTGCCAATGTCAATGCCATGACGGATGCTCGGAACGATTACAGAACCGTGCTGCATTATGCCGTCCTATCAG GAAACGCTTCGCTGGTGAACATGCTTATCAAACAAGGAGCCCGAGTTGACATCCCTGCGCCTCTCCCTGAACCGGACAGCCCTAGCCCACTGGATTTAGCCGTTCTAAGGGGAGATCCGGTCCTAGTTCGGATACTGCTGGAAAACGGTGCCAACGTTAACAGAAGCAACCCCATCATCGGATCACCCCTGCACGTCGCCTGCGCCGATAACATCCCGAACAGAGTGGAAATCATGAAG ATGCTCTTTTCATACGGTGCAGATCCCAATATGCGGGTTATCGGTGACGTTGCTACCAATGCCATCCTCAGACCCCCACTAGCAGAGCTGGTCGCCAGCAACCTTGACGTTACCCCAGCCGAGCTTCGCATTCTTATGCGATATGGAGCCAGG GTAATCCTGAAGACGCAGTTCCGGGACCCGGACGGTCTGCTTAACTTTGTCAGCAACATGGACCCCAAGTCAGATTCCTTCCGGATACTGTTGGAAGCTGCCGAAGAGTTCGATCCCTGCATGATCCGTCGTAATGCACTGCTCAAACCCGAACAGCGAAAGCTGCTGCTGCAACGTGCCACCTCCCCAATGACACTGAAATCTCGGCTGCGAGCTCACTTCCGAAGAATCTTCGGTCGTAATCTACCGGTATTTGTACCGTCGCTGTTTATCCCCCAGGAGCTCAAGAGCTATCTGCTCTATGAGCACAGCTTCTAA
- the LOC129748884 gene encoding ankyrin-1-like isoform X2 encodes MPAECAANPLQRALADAIIRMVPNDELRILLACGAKVNEQVTQGLRPLHYAVWQNNEAAVNLLLVRNAEIDAIDEVGYSALHLAAEHGYYDLAKTLLDSGCKVDYREPSDDPYPRTTLCDEPLRLALRNKHYEVARLLLSRGADPNKRYFFGSEINLANDIESLELLLAYGANTEARDRSGITPLMRAVRTNGSIDSVLLLLQYGANVNAMTDARNDYRTVLHYAVLSGNASLVNMLIKQGARVDIPAPLPEPDSPSPLDLAVLRGDPVLVRILLENGANVNRSNPIIGSPLHVACADNIPNRVEIMKMLFSYGADPNMRVIGDVATNAILRPPLAELVASNLDVTPAELRILMRYGARVILKTQFRDPDGLLNFVSNMDPKSDSFRILLEAAEEFDPCMIRRNALLKPEQRKLLLQRATSPMTLKSRLRAHFRRIFGRNLPVFVPSLFIPQELKSYLLYEHSF; translated from the exons ATGCCGGCGGAGTGTGCGGCAAACCCGCTGCAGCGAGCCCTCGCAGACGCCATAATCCGAATGGTTCCGAACGATGAGTTACGCATCCTGTTGGCCTGTGGAGCGAAGGTCAACGAGCAGGTAACCCAGGGTTTAAGGCCGCTGCACTATGCCGTGTGGCAGAACAACGAGGCAGCCGTCAACCTGCTGCTGGTACGGAATGCCGAGATCGATGCCATCGACGAGGTCGGCTACAGTGCCCTGCATCTGGCCGCCGAGCATGG GTACTATGATCTTGCTAAAACCCTTCTCGATAGCGGATGCAAGGTAGACTATCGGGAGCCTTCGGATGATCCCTACCCAAGGACCACCCTGTGTGATGAACCGCTTCGTTTGGCTTTGCGCAATAAGCACTACGAAGTGGCCCGTCTTTTACTGTCACGTGGAGCGGATCCGAACAAGCGTTACTTTTTCGGTTCGGAAATTAATCTGGCCAACGACATCGAAAGTTTGGAGCTGCTGCTTGCTTATGGGGCAAATACGGAGGCAAGGGATCGCTCGGGAATAACCCCGCTGATGCGAGCTGTACGAACCAATGGAAGCATAGATTCGGTGCTGTTGTTGCTGCAGTACGGTGCCAATGTCAATGCCATGACGGATGCTCGGAACGATTACAGAACCGTGCTGCATTATGCCGTCCTATCAG GAAACGCTTCGCTGGTGAACATGCTTATCAAACAAGGAGCCCGAGTTGACATCCCTGCGCCTCTCCCTGAACCGGACAGCCCTAGCCCACTGGATTTAGCCGTTCTAAGGGGAGATCCGGTCCTAGTTCGGATACTGCTGGAAAACGGTGCCAACGTTAACAGAAGCAACCCCATCATCGGATCACCCCTGCACGTCGCCTGCGCCGATAACATCCCGAACAGAGTGGAAATCATGAAG ATGCTCTTTTCATACGGTGCAGATCCCAATATGCGGGTTATCGGTGACGTTGCTACCAATGCCATCCTCAGACCCCCACTAGCAGAGCTGGTCGCCAGCAACCTTGACGTTACCCCAGCCGAGCTTCGCATTCTTATGCGATATGGAGCCAGG GTAATCCTGAAGACGCAGTTCCGGGACCCGGACGGTCTGCTTAACTTTGTCAGCAACATGGACCCCAAGTCAGATTCCTTCCGGATACTGTTGGAAGCTGCCGAAGAGTTCGATCCCTGCATGATCCGTCGTAATGCACTGCTCAAACCCGAACAGCGAAAGCTGCTGCTGCAACGTGCCACCTCCCCAATGACACTGAAATCTCGGCTGCGAGCTCACTTCCGAAGAATCTTCGGTCGTAATCTACCGGTATTTGTACCGTCGCTGTTTATCCCCCAGGAGCTCAAGAGCTATCTGCTCTATGAGCACAGCTTCTAA